In Solanum lycopersicum chromosome 3, SLM_r2.1, the genomic stretch GTGGTGGTGGTCAAGGTTCAAGAACTTACTCCCAAGGAACATCTCCAACAAGCATCAAATCACCTTCTTTATCTTCATAAACAGGTGCAAATTCTGACCCTTTATAGCCTTCCCTCTCTGAATATTCACCTATGTTGAGCTTGAACAttttctccattgctttaaggagTTCAGTGTAGCACTTGTACATTTTAAGATCAATTTTTCTAAGAAAAGGGGCTCCATCCATGCTAACTTTGACATAGATTCCACACTGATCTTGATGAGCTTCTGTTTTCTTTGTAGTAATTTGTAAGGTGTTCTTCCGGTAAGATCTCACTGGTGGCCACCCCACTATTTGTGCCCTGCAATTTAGTAGGCAGATCCACAGAATTTTTAGTTAATGAGTTCTAAATtctaataaatagaaaaacagCTTATTGGATTCTGGATACgttgtttatttatattaagtGAATCTCTTAAGAAAAATACAGGAGCACATTTTGGATGGTCAACCTGTGCTATGGCGAATTTCATAGTTACGTCTTGTTTGTGGTAGCAATTTAACTTTGTCAGATAGATTGGAACAGATGGAGTATGAAACTTACTTGGCAACAGGGGGTGTTGTGGGTTCATAATCTGAACTTGATTCATCTTCATATTCAGATAAAGACCTTTTCTTATTCTT encodes the following:
- the IAA21 gene encoding AUX/IAA 2 isoform X1, whose protein sequence is MDKEHISHLSKASEIDPIEVFITRMEKILNLKATELRLGLPGTEEEVDHQQIVPNSKNKKRSLSEYEDESSSDYEPTTPPVAKAQIVGWPPVRSYRKNTLQITTKKTEAHQDQCGIYVKVSMDGAPFLRKIDLKMYKCYTELLKAMEKMFKLNIGEYSEREGYKGSEFAPVYEDKEGDLMLVGDVPWEMFMSSCKRLRIMKGSEARGLGSSEL
- the IAA21 gene encoding AUX/IAA 2; translated protein: MEKILNLKATELRLGLPGTEEEVDHQQIVPNSKNKKRSLSEYEDESSSDYEPTTPPVAKAQIVGWPPVRSYRKNTLQITTKKTEAHQDQCGIYVKVSMDGAPFLRKIDLKMYKCYTELLKAMEKMFKLNIGEYSEREGYKGSEFAPVYEDKEGDLMLVGDVPWEMFMSSCKRLRIMKGSEARGLGSSEL